The sequence TTTATAGGAAGGGGCCATCGTAGCACCACACTCCGGGCATGGCCCGGCAAGGACTCCCCGTGCGTACTAAAGACAACCAAGATCCGCAATCCACCCGCCTCGGCACGATGGTTCATACGATCGCCAACGAGCTGGTCAACCATTACGGCAAGAAGCTTGATCGCGAAGTGATCGATGAAATCACGCGCAACCTTACTTGCGAGATGTGTCAGGGACCTACCGCATGGGCGTTCAGCGGTAAAAGTCAGCCAGGTGAGCCAGTCGTAACACTGCAGGCCAGTAGAGCTAACCGTGTGTACGTGGCCGGGCCAATGACTGGCATCGAGGACTTCAACTACCCGGCCTTCAACGCCGTGGCCGACCAACTGCGCGCCCAGGGATACGAAGTAGAGAACCCAGCAGACCACGGCATCGTCGAGGGTGCGCAGTGGGCCGACTACATGGCCTACGACCTGACCCGCCTGGGCCTCTGCGGTGTGATCGCCCTGCTTCCGGACTGGGAGAAATCGCAAGGTGCCCGCCTGGAAGTCCTGATCGCCGAACGCCTCGGCATGACGGTTGTGAATGCCCATGATCTGGTAACGAGGGAAAATGCCGCAGTACCAACATTTTCCAAGCTGATGTAAAAAGTACAGCTGTCATTTCAGAAATTCACTGGATTCCGACCAACACATGCAGATCATTCGTACTGGAACAGTTTTGACTGGCGAATACGCCGGTTGGACGATAGAAATTCAGGATGACCGCGCAGGTGAAACCGGAGGTTATTACCTGTTTCTAGTCCAGAACGAATCAAATGCTTTCGATTCTTGGTTTGAACTCATAGAGCAGCTGCAGCAACAAATTTCAGAACTCGACGTTCGCTGGAATTAGCGCCTCACTCTTTCGTTCCACCCCTCCCCATCCCCCCTTCAAGTCAGCCGATATAGCGGCAAGGACGAACTCGCCCATGAAAACTTACAGCGTGCTCCTGACCGTCGACGCATCAATCGTGGTCAAGGTTGAAGCCGAAAACGAAGAAGAAGCCAAAGAACTGGCTGCCGACATCGCCGAGGTGCCCAGCATCTGCCACCACTGCTCCAGAAACGTACAGGTCGGTGAAATCCTTGAAGCCGTCGAAGCAACTGAGGTGACGCCATGATCGCCACCCTCTGGTTCGCCTACGTCTTCATCTACAAGGTGCCAAGGCCATGACAGACCACGAGCTGCTAAAGCTGTCAGCCAAGGCCATGGGCTTCGATCTGGAGTATCGGAGCGGAAGCGATGCCTTCTACTACGACGATCCGGAATCCGGTCGGGAGCAATGGCAACCACTGAGTGACGACGCCCAGGCCATGCGCTTAGCGGTAGAGCTCCAGCTCAGCATCCTCTGGTTCACCAACCTGCAATACGTAATGGTCGAGCGGCGCGGCTTCGGCGAGAACATCGGCTGGACCGCCGACGCGGATCGAGGTGGCGCGCTACGCCGGGCGATCACAGTCGTCGCAGCACAAATCGGCACCAGGCTTCCCTAACCCCAATCCCCCTACATGCCTGCCGGTGAGCGGCGGGCGAGGTATTCCTATGTCTGACATGCAGCAAATCATCAGCGCGATGACCGCACCGCCCGAGCCTGCCATTGAGGTTTTGACCCTCGACCGGAAGGTTGTTGTGGAGGCCCTGACCGAGCTGGAAGACAAGGAGCTACTGCGCCCCATCGTGACCTATTTGCGCCGAGCGCTTGCCGAGCCAGCTATAGCCCTTTGGGCGATGCATAGCGTTGGTCCTGGCGAAGTTCACGCATGCCTCAGCAAAGACGATGCAGAGCATCAGGCCCAGGCCGTGAGGGACGCGTGTGCTGATGCAGCAAAACGCAATAGCTGGGACATGGGCCCGATCACCATCGACGTGGTTCCGTCACCCTGGGAGCCGGCTCAGCACTTTGAAGAGTGCGCGATTGAATGGAAAGCCGAAGCAGATCGTCTGCGCGCGCTGGCTATCAAGTTGACAGCCGAGACAGAGGATCTTCGCAGAGCCTTGGGCGGGATGCTGTTCGCATTCGATGACGGCGTCGGGGTCGACTGGTCCGCCGACCTACTGGACCACGCCCGACAACTCAGCCCCGCAGCCGAATTCAAATCCTAACCCACCTTCTGCCGCCCAGCGCGGCAAGGACACCCCATGTACGCAACGAAACTCACCCTGATCCTACTGGGGATCGTGCTGTACCTGATCGGAACCGTCGTCGGGTTCGTCGTGGGCATACCTGCCCTGTTCGAGTCAGGTGGCACACAAGAAATCATCGCCGCCTTTGCCGGCTTCATTACCTGGGTGCTGATCACCTTCGGTTTCATCATCCACATCATCAAGAAAGCGCGGCCCAGTGCGGGCGGCGGGAGGTAGCTATGCGAAAGGAACTCATCAAAATCAGCGAATTCCAGCGCCGGCGCTGGGGGGAAAACG is a genomic window of Pseudomonas sp. ADAK18 containing:
- a CDS encoding DUF4406 domain-containing protein; translated protein: MRTKDNQDPQSTRLGTMVHTIANELVNHYGKKLDREVIDEITRNLTCEMCQGPTAWAFSGKSQPGEPVVTLQASRANRVYVAGPMTGIEDFNYPAFNAVADQLRAQGYEVENPADHGIVEGAQWADYMAYDLTRLGLCGVIALLPDWEKSQGARLEVLIAERLGMTVVNAHDLVTRENAAVPTFSKLM